ACGACATCCGGGATGAGGGCTGACTTCGCGACAAATTCCACGAGAGTGCCCCAAGCTTTGCAGCGAGTCCGGAAACCTGATATGCTTTTGGTATGGATTCAGAGCATGCCCTCAGGGCAATAGATCGTCGCGCCGTTCTTGGTCTTGGTATCGCGGCCGGGGTTGGTGTCGGTGTCTCGTCAGGTGTTTCAGCCATGCCATCATCATCGCTTGCGGGAAAACCGGCAAAGGGGCCGGTTGTTATTGCATCAGCCAACGGTATCAACGCTGTGAAGCTTGCATACGACAGGATTGTGGGTGGTGCCGACTGTGTCGATGCGATTGTCGAGGGTGTGTCACTCGTTGAGAACGATCCGAAGGACATGTCGGTGGGGTATGGCGGTCTGCCGAATGAGCATGGCGTGGTGCAGCTTGACGCTTCGGTCATGCACGGTCCAACGCACAAATGTGGTGCTGTCGCGTGCATTGAGGATATAAAGAATCCTGCAGCTGTTGCGCTGCTTGTGCTCAAACGCACCGATCACTGTCTGATCGTCGGTCAGGGAGCGCGTGACTTTGCAATTGCCAACGGATTTACGCCTGAGAACCTGCTGACAGACGAGGCGCGTCAGGTCTGGCTTCGCTGGAAAGCGAACGCGAATCGGTCCGACGACTGGCTGGGCGACGACGAGATGGACTGGGATCCGAAAGACCCGAAGAACAACGGCAGAGGCCCGCTCGGCGCTTTATACAATGAGTTCGGCGAGAAGTTGGCAGACACCGGCGCTGACATGCATGTCGAGTGGCGGAACGGCATCCCGTACACGACTGGCACCATCAACTGCTGCGCCGTTGATGCGAGCGGCGATGTTGCGTCGTGTACGACCACCAGCGGACTCAGCTACAAGATCCCGGGGCGCGTCGGTGACAGCCCAATCCCCGGTGCGGGGATGTACTGCGACAACGATGTCGGAGCTGCTGGCGCGACCGGACGCGGCGAAGCGGTGATCCAGAACTGCGGCGGGTTTGCTGTTGTTCGCGCGATGGAACGCGGACTGTCACCGACCGATGCCTGCCTTGAAGTGCTCTCACATATCGTGAAGAAGACCCGCGAGAAACGTCTTCGCAATGAAGACGGCGAGGTCAACTTCGATGTGAAGCTGTACGCGGTTCGCAAGGATGGTGCGTACGGGAGCGCTTCGATCAGACCGAACGCGCGGTTTGCAGTGTGCGATGCGAATGGGAATCGTCACGAGAACTGTGCGTCGATCTACTGATCCTCAGAGTTGATCAAATCTCAGGACCTTGTATTGGTGTCACGCATATGCTCTGTGGCCATCTGAGTGGCCGAGCGGAGCATCACGTGACCGATCAGCCTGCGAGCATTACAACACGCAATGTCAGAACCGCTGCGCGGTTGTGGCGTGATCATGGCTGGAGACGAGCCATCACGCGCAAGCCGCCGCGGATCGGCGACGATCGGGTCTGCGCGGTGATTCCCTTGATGTCCACTGGCAGTGATGCGTTCGATGCGGCACTCATCGCGCAGTGCCAGACGGCGCTGAATAATCAGCCAAGGCTTGATACGAACGCGGACAGACTTGCTGACATTGCAACGGTCCACGCAAATCCGGCGCGCGTTGTGCTGCGCTACCACGCGGGGGGGTGTCCGGTCGAGGAGGTTGCAGCCGCCCTCATGCCGCTCGGCGTTGCGCCCCAGGTCACACATTGTCGCGATGCAACGCTGACTCCGGTCACACTGACGGTTCGTGGTGGTGAGGTCGAAGCGCTCCCCGCGCAACAATCGATAGTGCATGTGTTTCTTGGTGTAAAGCGTCGTGCCTTGCACGCTGCAAAGCTCGTCACATTGTCACCAGAACTCGCGATGGTACTGCTGGGCGGCGCGATTCTTCTCACAACATTTGTTCTTGGGAGAACGACGGAACTCCCCATGCTTGCTCGGTATGGGCTGCTCGCGATCAGCGCAATCCTGACATCCACTCGCACATTCCCCGAGGCGATGCGGAGCGTGCTTGGTTTTCAGGTGAATATCGACGTGCTGATGTTCGCCGCAGCTGGGGGCGCAGCTGCCATCGGACATCCCGAGGAAGGCGCGCTGCTGCTGTTCCTGTTCGGGCTTGGGTCTGCTGGCGAGCATCTCGCGATGTCGCACGCGCGCAGGTCCATCGAAGCGCTGTCCGATCTTGCGCCGCGCGTTGCAACGGTGGTGAATGCAGACGGATCAATGCGCGAAGTTCCGATCGAGAATATA
Above is a genomic segment from Phycisphaeraceae bacterium containing:
- a CDS encoding N(4)-(beta-N-acetylglucosaminyl)-L-asparaginase — translated: MDSEHALRAIDRRAVLGLGIAAGVGVGVSSGVSAMPSSSLAGKPAKGPVVIASANGINAVKLAYDRIVGGADCVDAIVEGVSLVENDPKDMSVGYGGLPNEHGVVQLDASVMHGPTHKCGAVACIEDIKNPAAVALLVLKRTDHCLIVGQGARDFAIANGFTPENLLTDEARQVWLRWKANANRSDDWLGDDEMDWDPKDPKNNGRGPLGALYNEFGEKLADTGADMHVEWRNGIPYTTGTINCCAVDASGDVASCTTTSGLSYKIPGRVGDSPIPGAGMYCDNDVGAAGATGRGEAVIQNCGGFAVVRAMERGLSPTDACLEVLSHIVKKTREKRLRNEDGEVNFDVKLYAVRKDGAYGSASIRPNARFAVCDANGNRHENCASIY